The Granulicella arctica genome segment GGCCAGCACGCCACGCTCACCAACTACGCCGAGTTCCTCCACAAGTTCCCGCCCCGCTGGGAGGCCGAGGTCGCCGAAAACACCTCATGGAGCTGCGCCCACGGCGTCGAGCGCTGGCGCTCCAACTGCGGCTGCAACGGAGGCAAGCCCGGCTGGAATCAGGAGTGGCGCAAACCCCTCCGCGAAGCCCTCGATCTGCTCCGCGACACCACCGCACCGCTCGCCGAAAAGCTCGCCGCACCCCTGCTCAAAGACATCTGGGCTGCCCGCGACGCCTACATCCACGTCGTCCTCGATCGCTCCTCCGCCGCCATCGACCGCTTCTTCGAAGATCACGAGACCCACGTCCTCACCCCCGAAGAACGCATCACCGTCCTCGAACTCTTCGAGCTCGAACGCCACACCCAGCTCATGTACACCTCCTGCGGCTGGTTCTTCGACGAGATCTCCGGCATCGAAACCGTGCAGATCATCGCCTACGCAGGCCGCGTCCTCCAACTCGCCGCCCAGCTCTTCGGCGAGGCCGCCGCCGAGTTAGAAACCGAGTTCCTCCGCATCCTCGCCACCGCCAAAAGCAACGTCCCCGACATCGGCGACGGAGCCGAGGTCTATCGCCGCTACGTCACCGGCATGAAGATCGGCCTCGAGCAGGTCGGCGCTCACTATGCCATCAGCTCCATCTTCCGCAACTACCCCGAAGACGGCGAGCTCTTCTGCTACGACCTCCACCGCGACTCCCACGAGGTATTCGCCTCCGGCCGCGGCAAGGTCGCTCTCGGCCGCGCCCGCATCCGCTCCCGCATCACCGAAGAGACCGAAGAGATCTGCTTCGCCGTCCTCCACCTCGGCGATCAAAACCTCTCCGCAGCCGTCAAGCGCTACACCGCCGCCGATCAGCCCGCCTTCACCGCCTTCTCCTCCGAAGTCGGCACCGCCATGCGCCGCGCCAACCTCCCCGAGGTCATCCGCCTCATCGACCGCTTCTTCGCTCCAATGGTCGAAGTCGAGCCAACCGCGCCACACATCGCCCTCAACCCCACCGACCCCCAACCCGGCCAGCCCGCGTCCGTCATAGGAGCCGTCCCGCCTGGCATCGCTCACACCGTCTCCACACCCGCGCCCATCGCCGAAGACACCAACCCCATCGTCTACTCCCTCACCTCGCTCTTCGCCGATGAGCAGCACCGCATCCTCCGCACCATCCTCGACAGCACCGTCTCCGAGATGGAAGACTCCCTCCGCAAGATCTACGAGGACCACGCCTCGCTCCTCCACTACCTCACCGAGTCCGGCATGGCCACCCCACCCGCCCTCGCCATCGCCGCCAGCTTCGCCACCAACGCCAGCGTCCGCCGAGCCATCGAGGCCGAATCCTTCGACCCCATCGAAATCGAAGCCCTCCTCCAACGCGCCGCAACCGACCAGATCACCCTCGACACCCATCTCCTCAGCTTCGCCGCCGGTCAGCGGATGAAGCGCGCCATGGTCCGCCTCGAAGCCGCCGCTGCCGGCGAAACCTCAGCCATCGCCGCCCTTCACAGCGCCCTCACCATCGCCATCGCCCTCCGCACCCTCCCCCTCGAGGTCAACCTTTGGCAGTCCCAGAACATCTGGAACGACCTCCTCCGCCGCAGCGACAGCAACTACTGGGAACCTGAGTGGAAGGAAGGCTTCCGCAAGCTCGGAGAAGCCATGAACATCTGCGTAGACCGCCTCGTAGTCGAGGAAGGAGTCAGCATCTTTTAGCCCTGTCGCAGAGCGACCATCGCTACACCAGCCCACCCACGCAACGCTGGAATCCCCTCTTGCATCTATCTGAAGTACCCTTGGAGATTCCGGAATGAGGCTGACGCGCATCACCCCTACTCTTATGCAACTGACCCGTTTTGGGCTAGTCAACTGCTACTGCGTCATGGAAAGCGACGGAATCACCCTCGTCGATACCGGCCTCCCCGGCTCCGGCGACGACATCCTCGAGGCCTCCCGCACCATGGGTGCCCAGATCAATCGCATCCTCCTCACCCACGCCCATGCCGATCACATCGGCTCCCTCGACGACCTCGCCATGAAGCTCGGCAAGGTCGAAGTCGCCATCAGCGCCCGCGACGCCCGCCTGCTCCAAAAAGATCTCTCCCTCGACCCCGGCGAACCCCAAACCAAGATCAAAGGCAGCATCTCCGGAGCCAAAACCCGACCCACCCACCTCCTCAAAGACGGCGACCTCTACGGCTCCCTCCGCGTCATCGCAACCCCAGGCCACACCCCCGGTCACCTCTGCTTTTTGGACGAGCGCGACAACT includes the following:
- a CDS encoding DUF3536 domain-containing protein — translated: MPQPDPKQKSSRRRTAAAAPFAAAEPASRYICIHGHFYQPPRENPWLETVEVQDSAAPYHDWNDRITAECYAPNGASRITNAQNEIVRIVNNYARMSFNFGPTLLSWLSDNAPRTYRMILDADKASAHRYGGHGSAIAQVYNHIIMPLATERDALTQIRWGIADFEHRFNRKPKGMWLAETAVNRAVLDLMAREGIEFTILAPNQCARVRRLAAWDGTERRSTDAPSSTTEPHPEPPAEQPWSETPNASVDPTQPYRIHLDEGRSIAVFFYDGPGSRAIAFEGLLNSGVTFGQRLLNGFHTSADPGAPQLSHVATDGESYGHHHKHGEMALSYAMHWIEEGQHATLTNYAEFLHKFPPRWEAEVAENTSWSCAHGVERWRSNCGCNGGKPGWNQEWRKPLREALDLLRDTTAPLAEKLAAPLLKDIWAARDAYIHVVLDRSSAAIDRFFEDHETHVLTPEERITVLELFELERHTQLMYTSCGWFFDEISGIETVQIIAYAGRVLQLAAQLFGEAAAELETEFLRILATAKSNVPDIGDGAEVYRRYVTGMKIGLEQVGAHYAISSIFRNYPEDGELFCYDLHRDSHEVFASGRGKVALGRARIRSRITEETEEICFAVLHLGDQNLSAAVKRYTAADQPAFTAFSSEVGTAMRRANLPEVIRLIDRFFAPMVEVEPTAPHIALNPTDPQPGQPASVIGAVPPGIAHTVSTPAPIAEDTNPIVYSLTSLFADEQHRILRTILDSTVSEMEDSLRKIYEDHASLLHYLTESGMATPPALAIAASFATNASVRRAIEAESFDPIEIEALLQRAATDQITLDTHLLSFAAGQRMKRAMVRLEAAAAGETSAIAALHSALTIAIALRTLPLEVNLWQSQNIWNDLLRRSDSNYWEPEWKEGFRKLGEAMNICVDRLVVEEGVSIF
- a CDS encoding MBL fold metallo-hydrolase, whose product is MRLTRITPTLMQLTRFGLVNCYCVMESDGITLVDTGLPGSGDDILEASRTMGAQINRILLTHAHADHIGSLDDLAMKLGKVEVAISARDARLLQKDLSLDPGEPQTKIKGSISGAKTRPTHLLKDGDLYGSLRVIATPGHTPGHLCFLDERDNSLLAGDALTTVSELRVAGDAPWTFPLPNFGTWHKPTADASAKRLLEFPIQRFATGHGPVRNGGTPTLQTAITHTTR